The nucleotide sequence cctaatatatatgtatatatgtatatatatgtatatgtatatatatgtatattatgtgtgtgtgtgtgtgtgtatatatacagaAAGTTATACagagaaagagaaataaaaggaGAAGTTCTGTAGGGTTCGATATGTGAGAATCGATATATATTTGATAACTGAAAATCATGAGTTATCATGTGATTTTACACTatttacaaatatttttttatttcaattcaagCACGTTGGATTTTGTGAAGTACTCCTGGAGTTATTATATATTTGGTTAGTGAATTGTTTGCAATTGTTCATGGAGCATGAGAACTTCAGTGTTGGATTATCCGAGGGATAAATGTATGGCACTCGGGGACATTAAGGCGGAAAGGTCATTTTAGGGGTCATGTGATGAGCTACATATTTTGAAGAATAACCAATATGTGAAGGGACGGTGTGATATGGCACTACATGTATAAAGATTTGACATATTACACATATTTTCTTGCCTGTGTAAAACTACACGCTTGACTGGCATATTACATATTCTACTCAATGAGTTACGGTGGTTGTAGCTCATCCCTCACCCTTCTACTTTTTAGATGAGTTATTTGGCAAGACCGTGCTAGACGAGCTGGAGTTGTGTTAGGCGAGAGATTTAAaagtttttattctttttgtaCACCCTATAAAGTTTTttggagtcatttttataagagaagttgtttttttttttattcgcaCGTCGGGCATGGGGTCATATTTGTCTACCGACTCCGGGTTTGGAACGTGATAGTGCACTACAACCTTGAGACTATAGACAAAGCACACCATTCACTGATGAGATCGAGTGAACAGATCTTCCTCGCAAGTTCACTATGCTTCACTTTACTCCATTCGAAAAAGATGAGGATTTGGAAAGACATCTTAAGCGTTATTGCAGTGCTATGTTCCTTTACAAGAACAATGAtgctctcatgtgcaagattTTTGCTACAACTCCGCAAGGAAAGCAAAAGACTGGTTGCAACATTGGCGCCACGATCAATCCAAAACTTCAACAAACTTTTCTTGGTTTTCGCTAAGGAATTTTCGTCCTATCGCTCAATCAAAAAGAAATAAGACCACCTTTTCAACTTTAACAAGGACTCAAAGGTGACTATCCATAACTATGTCAGGAGGCTCATGGCGAAGAAGGCCAATATCGTCAAATGTGACTATACAATAACCAAGGCAGCATTCAGAAAAAAGACTCTAGCCGACCACCATTTGTTTGGAGAGTTGATCATGGGTGAAGATTTTATCCTGGGAAACTATtatattttgactaaaaagcatGCACCATGGGATGAAGCTAAACGAGCCCAAAAAGCTTCCGAGCAGTCTCAAAATGACTCGGATGCAGTTTAGAAGAAGACGGATGAGAAGCAACCCAACATGAACAAGTCAGGGAACAAActgttgactttttttttttctaacctaggctctgatacgaagaagagaatgctttgaataatAATTGTATTCTTTTCAATGAGAGTACATATATAAGGTGTACAATCCTAACGTAAATAgggaaaaaaaactaattacacGGGATTACATAAGATTACACGGGATTAATATCTTTTAAGAATACTACCTAAAATACAAAGTCAACACAAATCCAAGGACAGTTGCCCAGTAAAAGAAGGCACAATGCCAAAGTCAGTCCCCAAGTTGCCACCAACCAGATTCTTTGTGACTTGAAAAATGAATCTTGTTCAAGCTACCACCACCCATGAAGATGAAGGGAGACACCGCCAGGTTGAATCAAataaagtacttcacattcctgaaggaaaaattttgtcctagctaagaacaagtgagaatatttgaacacatatgcaaactattaacacattaaagtaggcatgcattcaaaaacaattctaaaacccatgactttcaaagcctagtgaatggtgaaccataagactctttaacaacattaaagagaaggtaagatttagagatttattacccttgaagctcatccttgtttacacaagggattcacccaagtggagagccttcaagtcacctcctagttCCTTGGATCTttcttgtgatttccttcccttttgtgctcctttgctccttgaggatgtaaggaaaggatctccaaaaacaccaaaggtttggtgtctctaagtctccacaccaaggatgaagtgtgaagatgaaatggatgacttagagaagaaaatattgctagctaaatcctctctaagtggccggcctccttgtagagaaaagagagaaaatgtttcacctctttgcctcaaagaaaaccctaatgagaaaatagctataaagttaactttatactacatcacatttgagtggcaaacttgtaattaattcaagtttgcatccactctcccttatggccggccttgtcATTGTTATTGGgataattgcccattttgttttagttgtcatacaacttaaacataatgggctttgtgggccaaaacacttttgggccccgaaacccaaaaccaacttaaaagcccaatacgaacctttcgtaaaattaattaactaattaattaatcttgaccattctcaattaaaccatttaattgcttatccatctcatttatatttcttcactttcatcctactcagtgtacgatccattaggttccaattagcgaggcagtgggcgattgttactcttaacgatcgattgtgaattgaaacaacatttgaattctcccttcgttgaagattagtgtttgctaatcttcaggacttccacaaaccatgagtgacacttagcagcatgtcatggttacccaagctaagtagaagtagttggagaacctatccagttacaactacaacgcaatacggtcattctctaatacaatactcttaatcatattgtttgagtgatagtttgtttcatgtctactatccaatgtaatacttatctatatgattcagttgaatatgatttggaacatacttcctaagtcatattcgtatgctttggccaaagactcccgaatcatatcttagagtattctccttccaccatggaaggttaaagatcccttgttgtgcattcatatgcctacatgactagatagcttgaccccaacaatgtcgtggacactctcgatggaatgcctttgacatgatcaaagatcaaggacctaaccattagacatctatgatgcctcaagtcaaaggactactttgcatattgcaacttacgagttcttacatgacatgtatgttcgaactctcttttgatcgttgttcaatgtacttgattactctttcaagcacctatgtgtttgtcttagtgtccaacactaaatgacttgagactagtcatactcacgcttgagttgacataacacatactaaccttagcggattgtcaatgcccaattggcaatcatatggctaggaacgttttaggaatgaatataagagaaatgtctcgttaatctaacttacttaaatcacttctctcttagatcaaatacattccttggattcccttattgcttaaacacatgatacaataaatagtgattaacaataaactttgcccttcattaaacatataatagtttaatacaataagtattccaaaagctattacatcaaatgagtggctttgtgggcatacttccaacaattccATCATGTTCCAGGCCACACAACTAATAGTTGCATAAAATAGAAAGAATACATTGAGAGGCTAATGAAGGAAGATAGGTGCTACAAGTACCTAGACAAGTAAGCATCACACCCCATGTGAGATGCGAAAAGCTAACATTGAACCCCCTCCAAAGGTGAACTccattaagacattcatttgtagctGAGGAAATGGACAAATACAGTTTCAAaaccattaagacattcatttgtaatTGAGGAAATGGACGAATACGGTTTCAAATTTACGTGATTTTTGGTAGACATGATCTTTGAGGTAATGATTAAAAGATAGATATTTGGATAATTGAAATACATTTCGGAGTGAGCTCCATAAAAATGTGAGTAAAAAATGTGTGCCCCGAATCCTAACCCATATATTTATAGGTTGatttaaccctttttttttagaaaatctGCATATATTTATAGGTTGATTTAGATGGATGAAGTTGATTATTGGGTCAATATTccctttttaatattttagcatGTATAGTAGGGTCTATACTCTCTTTTGTTTAGTGGGGTCTATATTCTCTtttgttacattttttttttggggcttttagatTTTGGTCCAAAAAGATAGAGAGTTTTTAGGAGTGAGTCCAGTTAAtaaattatatgtttttattttttttatactcattttatattttctaaaaatattaaaaatcaattaaaatcttttaatattatacatttttcaactccaaaatatctattaatatcttataacaaaaaaaaaattgatatactaacataaatctatctgcaaaacattctaccctaactcaagtagcaaatatatgaatgtatattatacttataagtgagatatgaaacctaactaaaaggtagaaaaaaaaacataatatacctacaagcaaGATATATTAATCTGTGACACGTTGACTATGAAAAAGAATATGTCATATAGGtatataaatacaattaacctgtgatataggttgattataaaaaataaaataaaatttataaatgagTTAAAGCAcgaggaagaacaagaaataacaaataaataaaaagaaataatcaaagagataattaggaagaaatttgattctaacaataaattttttcatttaagagataattattgataataaaataattaaatttaaagaattggaCATATTCTAATAAACTGGACTATTCCTACTATTGGCTCAAAAAATTAAAGTTATAtcaagtttctttttttttttttttttttttttgtttagtaCAATTGGTTGGGATTCGTAATTTctttaatttgaaattaaaactttTCACTTATATGAAGAGAAAGCTAATCACTGCCAACAAACAGAAGCGCTTGCCGAGACAAAGAGAATAGAGCAGAGGTTGGCCTAACGACGGTTGTGGAGCAACAGATTTGTAggagttttgaatgaaaaataaactAGGTTTTTCCTCACATAACGAAGGTTGAGGGTTGAGCCTTGGgcctttgggcttttgggctccGGTGACTTGAAACAAAAGCCAttggttttttttatcaatgcaCCTTATAAACatcaattcaaattcaattttgaaTTGGACTTTGAGGAATTTCATCTTTACCAGAAAGGATATAACTGCTCTTGACAGTCGCAACGGCTGCTCAAGAAAGGTGTTTCAAGTCTATGTAAACGCAACCTTCTCCAAGCACAAAATACATCAACAAAAGACCCTATCTTTCCAATATCAttctattatatttttcttgagAAAAACACTTGAACGTTCGCCACATTCAAGTTCCCGGTGCTAGGACTTGGATTAGATTAAGAGTAATCCTTGTGGACAAGGCCTAACGAAGTACAAGTACCCGAGTAGATGCGAAATTCTGTCTATAGAGGACATTGCAACAATCTGCAAGCCTCTATCTATTCATATTGTCAGTTTTGGAAACTCACTTCTTTTTCTTATTGTTAGTTTCGATCTCATTTTCATATACTGTTATAAGATTTGTATGTATGCATATTTATGGTCTTAGAAGTTGATTTGAATTAATCATAAGTATCTGATACTATATATCGAATCATATCAATCCGTTAGTTATTGTTGTATCATACTTATATTGTTAGATCATTAATAAAGTTGCTATAACTTTAGTTTCGACTATTATATTgaatttgttgttgttataCTTTTATATTGTTACATCGCTTAAATTCTGACTGTGCTCCAACAAGATTTCGCCGAAACGCGAGAGAGAGTTCCATCTTGAGAGATGGAGTGATGGAATGTGTATGTCAAGTCCGTATCTACTAAGCCTTGAATAAGAATGGTGTTTTTTACTTGCAAGCAACGTGTGCTAAAGCGTTTCCTTTGCAAGCTACCTTAGCTTGAACTTTGAAGTGACCAAGTAATCAACGTCCACGTCATCCCTTGGCTTGCTTGTACATAAATATTCAAGTGTTTTTCCTGCAAACATCTCCACACGTAAATGGCATGAGCAAGGCAGGTAGAACCCTTCAAAACCTATCCATATAAATAAACTTATAATATGGTCGACTTTGAGCCATCGATCATCCTTGAACATATTCAGAGATCATTACTTAACATCTCAGGCAGGTGACAATTAGAGTGGAAATTCATCAATATGCCTAGGAATGAGTTCTGGGGTTTCAACAAATTGAGAAGCATTCTTGAACTACTTCGTCGCAATAGATCTTTGACTGGCAATGCATCGCCTGGACCGTTCCCAGCTACAGCAGTTTCTAAGGTTGACCAGGGTTATTCGATACAGCAAGGTTTACGGTATTTAAGTGTCAACAGCAAACCATGGACAAAACTCGATACAAAAATGTAAGGATTAGTCTTTGATTAATGGTCTCAAATTATACACTAGTTGATCTCCTCCGTTAAACATTAGTTTTCTCTTCCAGATGATAGAAAAATGAATAATTTTTCTGCTTGATAATTCTACACTCATATATTATAGGGTAAACAGTGGAAAGGAAAAGGCTCAACAATTACAACCAGCAGCAACTCCTACTAGGCTCGGCATCGGTCAAAGGTATGAATTGATTCTCAAACATGTAAAATTTTGTCCATAGATCTTCCAAAGAAGACCAAATAGAACCAGCTCACTCGATTAGCGTCTGATCCTGCATGATTTCTCGTCTTTCCCTGCATTAATTGTTCTTCAAATTAGAAATCTAACTTTTTTTTAGTCTCCAGATCAAAGTTTCTATGATTCTATCTCTCTAGCTATatctattttttctttgtttggaaAAGTATACATGCTATAAACCAATATTTTAACATGCTGACAAACCAATGGATACTAAAGTACGCTTCTAATTTAGTATCCAAAACATGCAGGGTAAAATGGATTTTGGGATCTATATTGGCACTAATCCTTCCTCTTTGGACTCAGAATTGGGGAAAACTCAAAAGGATTGAACGTACGGAAAATCTTTTTCGTTTGAACTGGTCATGTACATATGatcaataaataatacaaatcgaaaataaatttgttttgtaCAGGAGAGGCAGAAATGGTTGtggaagaggtagagaaagTAGCCGAGGTTGTGGAAAGGGTGGCAACTGTGGCGGAGAAGGTGTCCGAGGACGTTGCCGACGAACTCCCTGATAATACCAAACTAAAGGAAAAGGTTTTACTGGCAGAACATGTTTTCGAAGTGGCTGCTAAAGATGCTAAACAAGCTGAAGATTTCATTCACAAGGTCTTGCAATGGCAATTCATCCCCCATATTAATTTCTTCGTATACtttatttacattttatgtgcttcaatttttttttcctttcttttttttgggtttttttagcATCTATATGCGCATTTGACTGATTTATAACtctattattttaaaataataggTGGAAACGTTGAAACATGATCTGGAAGACTTGGAGACAATAGCAGAATCCATTGTTGATAATAATAACCATAAGATTGGGAAATGaaggaaagaaaatgaatattTGGAAAGAACTGATCCCAAGACATGTACATATTCTTGTACAATTTCATGATAATATGTCACTTGTGAATGTGATGTTCAATCGACACATTGGTGTGCTAAGTAGTTTGATTCTCATTATTTGTAGGCTTCACCACTTGGCCTTCGAATAAGCTTAGTGAATCTTTTGATTTGTTGTTTGTAAGGCGTGTCACCATTGATTTTTGCCAACAGAATAATATGTATTTAGAATACATACATAAATGTATATGTGATACTTGTGCCACAAGGAAATAAAACTCCCTTATCAAATGATTATATCAAAGCTTGGTTCAAATTTGGCTCCTTTTGTATGTTAAGGACTTTAATTGTTTTTCGATATTATACCAGAAACTACAAAGATGGGGTTGGACATAATCAAACACACTACCATCATTCACAACAAAAGGTAAAGACATTAAGTAACAAGAGCAGTCAGTAGAGAACTGAAATTGATATTGATAATACCGAATGTCACAAGATAAGTAAAGTACATACACGAATGAACTTAAAACAATATATAAAACTCTGATCGGAAAGAATTCAAGACCATCATATTGGAAAAGTTGCTTTCTGTAAAGGGTTTTGTTGatatgcacaaaatcagtgagactttggaacaatgtaaagtgtcaagtttgtgaccttcgctcgGTTGCTCCGATCACCTAGTGATGATGATGtgtaaagagatagagatagggatagggaagcaaacacaagatgtacgtggttcaccctaagtttggctacgttcacggagtagagaagttttcattaattatgaaaggtttaaacaaatacataggttcatgcataatcatcattagtgagttataatgactagtttaagtacaataatgacattagGAATTAACTGTAGGAGAATGGtcttcttttatagttgaggGGAGTCTTTAGCTTTTGTCCGCAATCGATGTGGGACTCTATGAGCTTTATTCTaatattgacatgtgtcgtgctatgattggcctcctgattGGAGGAAAACTCTTGTGCTTCAGCAGCGGTGCCTCAACATAAACCCCTCAGTGGGTCATTGAAGGCATGAAgttgaccggtgcttggtagttttgaaattggtcaagtatgatacaaacgGGTTTCATCCAAAGAGACAAACTTATCTAATGCCCGGTAAATCAATACTACACAAAGATATAGTAGTAGAGCAAATTTTAATTGGTCTTAGAGTCTAAAGGAAAGGATTCCTAGAGTTCTAAAGTCCTGGTTTCAAGTGGTCTTTTGGTaaggaagaagaaatgaaaCAAGTAGAGCCAAAGaactttggtttgaaacttgTAGTTT is from Malus sylvestris chromosome 5, drMalSylv7.2, whole genome shotgun sequence and encodes:
- the LOC126624677 gene encoding uncharacterized protein LOC126624677; the encoded protein is MPRNEFWGFNKLRSILELLRRNRSLTGNASPGPFPATAVSKVDQGYSIQQGLRYLSVNSKPWTKLDTKMVNSGKEKAQQLQPAATPTRLGIGQRVKWILGSILALILPLWTQNWGKLKRIEREAEMVVEEVEKVAEVVERVATVAEKVSEDVADELPDNTKLKEKVLLAEHVFEVAAKDAKQAEDFIHKVETLKHDLEDLETIAESIVDNNNHKIGK